A stretch of Triticum aestivum cultivar Chinese Spring chromosome 1D, IWGSC CS RefSeq v2.1, whole genome shotgun sequence DNA encodes these proteins:
- the LOC123179995 gene encoding uncharacterized protein — protein MKFFSAFDPWPVFFRREWGRTWPFLAGFAVTGALITKMTAGFTKEDLKNSKFVQAHKKK, from the coding sequence ATGAAGTTCTTCTCGGCGTTCGACCCGTGGCCGGTGTTCTTCCGCCGGGAGTGGGGCCGCACCTGGCCCTTCCTCGCCGGCTTCGCCGTCACGGGGGCCCTCATCACCAAGATGACCGCCGGCTTCACCAAGGAGGACCTCAAGAACTCCAAGTTCGTCCAGGCGCACAAGAAGAAGTAG
- the LOC123179997 gene encoding disease resistance protein Pik-2: MEPVVTASQGALGPLLVKLTALLANECGRLKGVRREIRSLQSELTSMHGALKKYTKLEDPDDQVKEWISLVRELAYDTEDCFDKFIHHLGKGGHDAGFKEFFREMAHRLKTLGARRGIANQIDDLKFRIKEVKELKTSYKLDDIACSISVHATVDPRLAALFAEEAHLVGIDGPRDDLAKWMVQEENKHHRKILSIVGFGGLGKTTLANEVYHKIQGHFNCHAFVSVSQKPDTKKIIKDVISQVSNNEEFTKDIDIWDEKKSIAKLRELLQDKRYLVIIDDIWSIMAWNAIKCAFPENNKSSRIIATTRIFEVASSCCPGPDDQIYEMKPLSNDHSKILFFKRIFGTEDCYIDMLKEVSNAILKKCGGLPLAIISISGLLGNKPCVKEEWEKVKWSIGTDLNKKQSLEGMKNILLLSYNDLPPNLKTCLLYLCNFPEDYVIDRERLVRRWIAEGFISEERGQSRQEVAENYFYELINKSMVQPVDIGYDGKVRACRLHDMMLELIISKSIEENFITIISGRQTVWENSQCFIRRLSIQHIDQELAYELAKKDLSHVRSLTVTSPSCIKHLPGLVEFESLRVLDLQDCLEIDEYVMNGMEKLFQLKYLSLRNTDLSRVPSGITVLHDLETLDLRDTKIKELPAGIVQLTKLQHLLIGNKGLIEMEIPVGIGNMTKLREIAGCFTITKSSVSALEELGKLINLEVLQVQVIMYILKDDESQRYKSHAEMFLSSLRKLGSRKLHTICISGSLYLFDLIDSWCPPPSGLQKFEMTMDYYLSRLPSWIAPALLTSLAYLDIKLSEVTGEDLRVLGELPALLSLGLRTKKVQKDKLILQRGAFRCLKELFVFGVDAGTSLFEEGALPMLEKLDLSFFVSVTKGGGFFLGIEHLQCLKFFNVRFKYKWATCPECKAAAVAIRNEANLHPNHPRVILYMETSENAVMALDVLSLDTRSRWWC, translated from the exons ATGGAGCCTGTGGTGACTGCTTCACAGGGGGCGTTGGGCCCCCTCCTGGTGAAGCTCACTGCCTTGCTTGCCAATGAGTGTGGCCGCCTGAAAGGGGTTCGCCGTGAGATCCGGTCGCTCCAATCTGAGCTTACCAGCATGCATGGTGCGCTCAAGAAGTACACAAAGCTAGAAGATCCTGATGACCAAGTGAAGGAATGGATATCACTGGTGAGGGAGTTGGCATACGACACAGAAGATTGCTTTGACAAGTTCATTCACCACCTCGGCAAAGGTGGGCATGATGCTGGCTTCAAGGAGTTCTTCCGCGAGATGGCTCACCGTCTAAAGACGCTTGGAGCTCGACGTGGAATCGCCAACCAAATCGATGATCTGAAGTTTCGCATCAAGGAAGTGAAAGAGCTCAAAACTAGTTACAAGCTAGATGATATTGCTTGTAGCATCTCGGTCCATGCGACAGTGGATCCCCGGTTGGCCGCTCTCTTTGCTGAGGAGGCACACCTTGTTGGCATTGATGGTCCAAGGGATGATCTCGCCAAATGGATGGTGCAAGAAGAAAACAAACATCACCGCAAAATATTGTCTATCGTTGGGTTCGGTGGATTGGGCAAGACAACATTAGCAAATGAGGTCTATCACAAGATTCAAGGGCATTTTAATTGTCATGCTTTTGTGTCAGTCTCCCAAAAGCCAGATACGAAGAAAATTATCAAGGATGTGATCTCCCAAGTGTCCAACAATGAAGAATTCACAAAAGATATAGATATTTGGGACGAAAAAAAATCCATTGCAAAACTAAGAGAACTACTACAAGATAAGAG GTATCTTGTCATCATTGATGATATATGGTCTATAATGGCTTGGAACGCTATCAAGTGTGCTTTTCCAGAGAATAATAAGTCCAGCAGAATTATAGCTACTACACGCATATTTGAAGTAGCAAGCTCTTGTTGTCCAGGTCCTGACGACCAGATATACGAAATGAAACCTCTAAGTAATGATCACTctaaaatattatttttcaaaaGAATTTTTGGTACAGAGGACTGCTACATTGATATGTTGAAAGAAGTTTCAAATGCAATATTGAAAAAGTGTGGAGGCCTACCATTGGCAATTATCAGTATATCAGGCTTGCTAGGAAACAAACCATGTGTCAAAGAAGAGTGGGAGAAGGTGAAATGGTCAATTGGCACTGACCTGAACAAAAAGCAAAGTCTAGAGGGAATGAAAAACATTCTGTTGCTCAGCTACAACGATCTTCCTCCTAATCTCAAGACTTGCTTGCTATATTTATGTAATTTTCCTGAGGATTACGTGATTGACAGAGAAAGATTAGTGAGAAGATGGATTGCAGAAGGATTTATTTCTGAAGAGCGTGGACAGAGCCGTCAAGAGGTTGCAGAGAATTATTTTTACGAGCTTATCAACAAAAGCATGGTTCAACCTGTGGACATTGGCTATGACGGTAAGGTTCGAGCTTGTCGACTTCATGACATGATGCTTGAACTTATCATTTCAAAATCCATCGAAGAGAATTTTATCACGATAATAAGCGGCAGGCAAACTGTTTGGGAAAATTCTCAATGCTTTATTCGTAGGTTGTCAATCCAGCACATTGACCAGGAGCTTGCATATGAGTTGGcaaagaaagatctaagccacgttcgATCCCTGACAGTAACATCACCAAGTTGCATCAAACATTTGCCTGGACTTGTTGAATTTGAATCTTTACGTGTTCTGGATTTACAAGATTGTCTGGAAATAGATGAATATGTTATGAATGGTATGGAAAAACTTTTCCAACTGAAGTACTTGAGCTTGCGGAACACGGATTtatcaagggtaccatcaggaaTAACTGTGCTGCATGATCTAGAGACCCTAGATCTTAGGGATACAAAGATCAAAGAATTGCCAGCTGGAATTGTTCAGCTTACTAAACTACAACATCTACTCATTGGAAACAAAGGTTTAATTGAAATGGAGATACCAGTGGGGATTGGGAATATGACAAAATTACGTGAGATTGCTGGTTGCTTTACCATCACCAAGAGTtctgtaagtgcactagaggagcTAGGGAAACTGATCAATTTGGAAGTACTCCAAGTCCAAGTAATAATGTACATACTGAAGGATGACGAATCTCAGAGGTACAAGAGTCATGCAGAGATGTTTCTCTCCTCACTACGCAAGCTTGGTAGCCGCAAACTCCACACCATATGTATATCGGGTAGCTTATATCTATTCGATTTGATAGATTCCTGGTGTCCACCTCCATCCGGCCTCCAAAAATTTGAGATGACTATGGATTACTATTTATCCAGACTTCCGAGTTGGATTGCACCAGCATTACTCACCAGTCTTGCATATCTAGACATCAAGTTAAGTGAGGTAACAGGGGAGGATCTTCGTGTACTTGGAGAGCTACCTGCGTTACTTTCTCTTGGACTGAGGACCAAGAAGGTTCAGAAAGACAAGCTTATTTTGCAACGTGGAGCATTCCGATGTTTGAAGGAGCTGTTTGTTTTTGGTGTAGATGCTGGAACCTCTCTCTTTGAGGAAGGGGCATTGCCAATGCTTGAGAAGCTTGACCTGTCGTTTTTTGTATCAGTGACAAAAGGCGGTGGGTTCTTCTTAGGCATTGAGCACCTCCAAtgtctgaaattctttaatgttcGTTTTAAATATAAGTGGGCTACTTGTCCGGAATGCAAGGCTGCAGCAGTTGCCATAAGGAATGAAGCTAATCTGCATCCCAACCATCCGAGGGTAATTCTCTATATGGAGACGTCGGAGAACGCCGTGATGGCGTTAGATGTGTTATCCTTAGATACAAGGTCGCGATGGTGGTGCTGA
- the LOC123179996 gene encoding disease resistance protein RGA5, translated as MVNQTGRQLKEGTVMAPVVTAALGALGPLLAKLADLLAKECGRLKGVRREIRSLRSELFSMHGALKSYAKLEDPDDQVKEWMSLVRELAYDTEDCFDKFIRKLGDGGRHDAGLKEFFRKTARHLKTLGARHGIAYQIDDLKLRIKEVKQLKTSYKLDDVAGSTSGNAAVDPRLAALFAEEAHLVGVDGPRDDLAKWVMEDGNKHSRKVLSIVGFGGLGKTTLANEVYRKIQGHFDCHAFVSVSQKPDRKKIIKDVISQVSYSDEFKKDMEIWDEKKSISKLRELLQEKRYLVIIDDIWSIVAWNAINCAFPENSCSSRIVATTRILEVASSCCPGPDDQIYEMKPLSDPHSERLFFRRIFGSENCFPHMFLEVSKAILKKCGGLPLAIISISGLLANRPRLKEEWEKVKRSIGSDLNRNQSLEGMKNILSLSYNDLPPNLKTVLLHLSNFPEDYVIDRERLVRQWIAEGFISEERGRSCQEVAESYFYELINKSLVQPVNIRYDGKVQACRVHDMMLELIISKSIEENFITVVNGSQTVWGNSQCSIRRLSIQDIDQELAFELVKKDLSHVRSLIITAPGCVKHLPSLTKFETLRVLDFEGCEDLVEDDMNGMENLFQLKYLSFRRTDTQELPSGIVMLHDLETLDLRGTSVKDLPARIVQLTKLQHLLGDRYEKKIPIRYEKKIPIGIGNMTNLREISGFDITMSSVGAVEELGSLINLKVLHLGFTVKGAESQEYKSHAEMFHSSLCKLGSYKLQSVHIDGGNSAPFELLDSWSPLPSCLQRFEMGTMYCLSKLPKWITPALTSLACLDINLSVITEEVLGILGELSALLCLKLSTDTVHKDRLVLQGRGFPCLKEFVYEPFGEGAGILLFEEGALPKLEKLRLWLFVSMAKAYGFYLGIDHLPYLKDVLVILQKRDATSPEVEAAAAAIRKEANLHPNHPMLNLILRNEKVTRGILFSRI; from the exons ATGGTGAACCAGACAGGCCGGCAGCTGAAGGAGGGGACTGTGATGGCGCCTGTGGTGACCGCCGCACTGGGCGCGTTGGGTCCTCTTCTAGCAAAGCTTGCAGATCTGCTTGCCAAAGAGTGTGGCCGGCTGAAAGGTGTGCGCCGTGAGATACGCTCCCTCCGGTCTGAGCTCTTCAGCATGCATGGTGCGCTTAAAAGCTATGCCAAGCTAGAGGATCCTGATGATCAGGTGAAGGAATGGATGTCGCTCGTGAGGGAGCTGGCCTATGATACCGAGGATTGCTTCGACAAGTTCATCCGCAAGCTCGGCGATGGTGGGCGTCATGATGCCGGCTTAAAGGAATTCTTCCGCAAGACGGCTCGCCATCTAAAAACCCTTGGAGCTCGGCATGGAATCGCCTACCAAATCGACGACCTTAAGCTTCGTATCAAGGAGGTGAAGCAACTCAAGACTAGCTACAAGCTCGATGATGTTGCTGGTAGCACCTCTGGCAATGCAGCCGTGGATCCCCGACTAGCTGCTCTTTTTGCTGAGGAGGCACACCTTGTGGGTGTTGACGGTCCAAGAGATGATCTTGCAAAGTGGGTTATGGAAGATGGAAACAAGCATAGTCGCAAGGTGTTATCTATTGTTGGGTTTGGTGGATTGGGAAAGACAACGCTGGCAAATGAGGTCTATCGCAAGATTCAAGGGCATTTTGATTGTCATGCTTTTGTGTCAGTCTCCCAAAAGCCAGATAGAAAGAAAATTATCAAGGATGTGATCTCCCAAGTTTCTTACAGCGATGAATTCAAGAAAGATATGGAGATTTGGGATGAAAAGAAATCCATTTCAAAGCTAAGAGAACTTCTACAAGAAAAAAG GTATCTTGTTATCATTGATGATATATGGTCTATAGTGGCATGGAATGCTATCAATTGTGCATTTCCAGAGAACAGCTGTTCTAGCAGAATTGTAGCTACTACACGCATATTGGAAGTAGCTAGCTCTTGTTGTCCAGGTCCTGATGACCAGATCTATGAAATGAAACCTCTAAGTGACCCTCACTCTGAAAGACTATTTTTCAGAAGAATCTTTGGCTCAGAGAATTGCTTCCCTCACATGTTTCTTGAAGTTTCAAAAGCTATCTTGAAAAAGTGTGGAGGCCTACCATTGGCGATTATCAGTATTTCTGGTCTACTAGCTAACAGACCACGTCTCAAAGAAGAGTGGGAGAAGGTGAAAAGATCAATTGGTTCTGACTTGAACAGAAACCAGAGTCTAGAGGGAATGAAAAACATACTGTCCTTGAGCTATAATGATCTTCCACCAAACCTCAAGACTGTCTTGTTGCACTTAAGTAATTTCCCCGAGGATTATGTGATTGACAGAGAAAGGTTGGTGAGGCAATGGATTGCGGAAGGCTTTATTTCTGAAGAGCGTGGGAGGAGCTGTCAAGAGGTTGCAGAAAGTTATTTTTACGAGCTTATCAATAAAAGCCTGGTCCAACCAGTGAACATTCGTTATGATGGGAAGGTGCAGGCCTGTCGAGTTCATGACATGATGCTTGAACTTATCATTTCAAAATCCATTGAAGAAAATTTCATCACTGTGGTGAACGGCAGTCAAACTGTTTGGGGAAATTCGCAGTGTTCTATTCGACGTTTATCGATCCAGGACATTGACCAGGAGCTTGCATTTGAATTGGTAAAGAAAGACCTAAGCCATGTCCGATCTCTTATAATAACAGCACCAGGTTGCGTTAAACACTTGCCTAGTCTTACTAAGTTTGAAACTTTACGTGTACTAGATTTTGAAGGTTGTGAGGACCTGGTAGAGGATGATATGAATGGTATGGAAAACCTTTTCCAGCTAAAGTACCTAAGCTTTAGGAGAACGGACACACAGGAGCTACCATCTGGAATTGTGATGCTGCATGATCTAGAGACGCTGGATTTAAGGGGTACATCAGTCAAAGACTTACCGGCAAGAATTGTTCAGCTCACTAAACTACAACATCTACTCGGTGACAGATATGAGAAGAAGATACCAATCAGATATGAGAAGAAGATACCAATCGGGATTGGGAATATGACAAACTTAAGGGAGATCTCAGGCTTTGATATTACCATGAGttcagtaggtgcagtagaggAGCTAGGGAGCCTGATCAATTTGAAGGTACTCCATTTAGGGTTCACGGTGAAAGGTGCAGAATCTCAAGAGTACAAGAGTCATGCAGAGATGTTTCATTCCTCACTATGCAAGCTTGGCAGCTACAAACTCCAGTCCGTGCACATAGATGGTGGTAATTCAGCTCCATTCGAGTTATTAGATTCCTGGTCTCCTCTTCCATCTTGCCTCCAAAGATTTGAGATGGGCACCATGTACTGTTTATCAAAACTGCCAAAGTGGATTACTCCGGCACTCACCAGTCTTGCATGCCTGGACATTAATTTAAGTGTAATAACAGAGGAGGTTCTTGGCATCCTTGGAGAGCTGTCTGCATTACTTTGTCTGAAACTTTCTACCGACACGGTCCATAAAGACAGGCTTGTTTTGCAAGGCAGAGGATTCCCATGTTTGAAGGAGTTCGTTTATGAACCTTTTGGTGAAGGTGCAGGGATCCTTCTGTTTGAGGAAGGGGCACTGCCAAAGCTCGAGAAGCTTAGGCTGTGGTTATTTGTGTCAATGGCAAAGGCCTATGGGTTCTACTTAGGTATTGATCACCTCCCGTATCTGAAAGATGTACTAGTTATTCTTCAGAAGCGGGATGCCACATCTCCTGAAGTTGAGGCTGCTGCAGCTGCCATAAGGAAGGAAGCAAATCTCCATCCCAACCATCCCATGTTAAATCTCATATTAAGAAATGAAAAAGTGACACGAG GGATACTGTTCTCCAGAATATAG
- the LOC123179994 gene encoding putative wall-associated receptor kinase-like 16, producing MHVLLQLSLLGLILLGTQHASGAAGPSSNCRRRCGDVEIPYPFGIDPNIPNCSLAEVFDLSCKVRDGALKPKPFKAIFEVLDISLTHSTARVLNYIEAFCYNNSTRSMEHLGYHESQNGGPSSVYRLSDVENRFTVIGCNALGIMSDFAGTGYQGMGVATCRNLSDLVDGSCAGMGCSQTMIPKRMYYYDTNFSRSVNTSRIWEFNRCSYAVLMEATAFNFITSYVGNTTFNDTHHGRVPMVVDWAVRDAKSCDDARRNTTYACLSSNSVCVDSVNDYGYMCNCSQGYKGNAYLPGGCQDVDECSNNNPCPSGGTCHNTIGGYRCSCRVGRKMEDNTCSPDIGLILGVTLGLFGAIITAMITIFWGQIIIQKRKLEKVKREYFRQHGGLLLFDRMKSEKGLAFTIFSEAELIHATNNFDSTRILGKGGHGTVYKGILKNNITVAIKRCALVDERQKKEFGQELLILSQINHKNIVKLLGCCLEVEVPILVYEFVLNGTLFEYIHGKNQSSHISFSNLLRISHEAAEGLSFLHSYASPLIIHGDVKTSNILLDDNHMAKVSDFGASVLAPSDEEQFLTILQGTCGYLDPEYLQTCQLTAKSDVYSFGVILLEILTGQLPLKLEGSDTQKILSSTFLSAMKENNLDAVLVKHVKEQESMELLNGLADLAKKCLDMCGDSRPSMEEVANELGRLRKLPMYPWVRVGVETDGESLLGGDSTGVQEVESDYSMGENENQHINPGSSYYAR from the exons ATGCACGTCTTGTTGCAGCTTAGCCTTCTTGGCCTCATACTGCTTGGGACACAGCATGCCTCTGGGGCCGCGGGTCCTAGCTCAAACTGCCGAAGGCGGTGCGGCGATGTCGAGATACCGTACCCATTTGGCATCGATCCCAATATCCCCAACTGCTCGCTCGCAGAAGTCTTCGACCTCAGCTGCAAGGTTAGAGATGGCGCCCTCAAGCCCAAGCCGTTCAAGGCCATCTTTGAGGTGCTGGACATCTCCCTGACCCACAGCACCGCCAGGGTGCTCAACTACATCGAGGCTTTCTGCTACAACAACTCCACCAGGAGCATGGAGCATCTCGGCTATCACGAGAGCCAAAACGGAGGGCCTAGCTCCGTCTACCGGCTCTCCGACGTCGAGAACAGGTTCACGGTCATCGGGTGCAACGCCCTGGGCATCATGTCCGACTTCGCCGGCACGGGCTACCAGGGGATGGGCGTGGCCACGTGCCGCAACCTGTCGGACCTGGTGGACGGGTCCTGCGCCGGCATGGGCTGCTCCCAGACCATGATACCCAAGAGGATGTACTACTACGACACCAACTTCTCCCGCTCCGTCAACACGAGCCGGATCTGGGAGTTCAACCGGTGCAGCTACGCGGTGCTCATGGAGGCCACGGCGTTCAACTTCATCACCTCGTACGTCGGCAACACCACCTTCAACGACACGCACCATGGGCGGGTGCCCATGGTGGTTGATTGGGCTGTGAGGGACGCAAAGTCGTGTGACGACGCACGACGGAATACGACCTACGCATGCCTCAGCAGCAACAGCGTGTGCGTGGATTCCGTCAATGATTACGGCTATATGTGCAACTGCTCGCAGGGATACAAAGGCAATGCCTATCTCCCCGGTGGATGCCAAG ATGTCGACGAATGTAGTAACAACAACCCATGTCCTTCGGGAGGCACTTGCCACAATACAATTGGAGGATACCGATGTTCTTGTCGAGTAGGAAGAAAAATGGAAGACAATACATGCAGCCCTGATATCGGCTTAATACTAG GAGTTACACTAGGATTATTTGGGGCAATCATTACCGCCATGATCACTATATTTTGGGGACAAATAATAATCCAGAAGAGAAAATTGGAAAAAGTTAAGAGGGAGTATTTCCGCCAACATGGAGGGCTGCTTTTGTTTGATAGGATGAAATCTGAGAAAGGTCTTGCTTTCACTATATTTTCAGAAGCTGAGCTCATACATGCCACCAACAACTTTGACAGTACCAGAATACTTGGAAAAGGAGGTCATGGAACAGTCTATAAAGGGATATTGAAGAACAACATTACAGTTGCAATTAAAAGATGTGCATTAGTTGATGAAAGGCAAAAGAAGGAATTTGGCCAAGAGTTGCTCATTTTATCCCAAATAAATCACAAGAACATTGTGAAACTCTTAGGTTGTTGCCTTGAGGTGGAAGTTCCAATTCTAGTATATGAGTTTGTTCTAAATGGTACACTTTTTGAGTATATTCATGGAAAGAACCAATCATCACATATCTCCTTCAGCAATCTCTTAAGGATTTCTCATGAAGCAGCCGAAGGACTCAGCTTCCTACACTCTTATGCATCTCCCCTTATTATTCATGGTGATGTAAAAACTTCCAACATTCTTCTTGATGACAACCACATGGCCAAGGTATCGGACTTTGGAGCCTCGGTACTAGCCCCGTCTGATGAAGAGCAATTTCTCACAATACTTCAaggtacgtgtggataccttgatCCTGAATACCTGCAAACGTGTCAGTTGACAGCTAAAAGCGATGTGTATAGCTTTGGAGTTATCCTTTTGGAGATCCTCACAGGCCAATTGCCACTAAAGCTTGAAGGGTCTGACACACAAAAGATCTTATCATCGACTTTCCTATCTGCCATGAAGGAGAACAATCTTGATGCGGTGTTGGTCAAACACGTGAAAGAACAAGAGAGCATGGAGTTGCTGAACGGACTTGCAGACCTAGCAAAGAAATGCCTAGATATGTGTGGTGACAGCAGGCCCTCGATGGAAGAGGTTGCGAATGAGCTCGGCAGATTGAGAAAGCTTCCAATGTATCCATGGGTACGAGTGGGCGTGGAGACGGATGGAGAGAGCCTTCTAGGTGGAGATTCCACCGGTGTTCAGGAAGTAGAATCTGACTATTCTATGGGAGAAAATGAGAACCAACACATAAATCCAGGAAGTTCATATTATGCTAGGTGA